A window of Clostridium botulinum BKT015925 contains these coding sequences:
- a CDS encoding ABC transporter permease, whose amino-acid sequence MLTSMKVAWRFLMKRKIQSIVIVLSIAIAVSVQIFIGLLSKGLERTLLFKIVGNAPHITVYAKGGAIHDWKEKIDKLKLQNIKTIAVVPNVDTQGYAKLKDITEPIVIRGFVPQDASKMYKIKDKIYEGKLFKNDNEVILGSDLKERLGVSLGDKINIVTPWGKSKEFVITGFFDLGNIKLNKSWVMGTLTAAQDFSDLKKHNKIRSIEISIKNAYDVGSESKNIQKLLNDKNLKVENWKEQNKLIVSGLMGQKVCTIIIQFFVLLASSLSIVSVLSISVVQKYKEIGILKAMGMKGRKTALIFFFQALFIGVLGTLIGVALSMLYIKGFNRYILTDEGIPLVNIIISREFILKSSILSLLSSVFASIFPSIKSYKLNPVEVIKNG is encoded by the coding sequence ATGCTTACATCAATGAAGGTAGCATGGAGATTTTTAATGAAAAGAAAGATTCAAAGTATAGTTATAGTACTATCAATTGCTATTGCAGTTTCGGTTCAAATATTTATTGGTTTATTAAGCAAAGGTCTTGAGAGGACTCTACTATTTAAGATAGTAGGAAATGCTCCACATATTACAGTGTATGCAAAAGGGGGTGCAATACATGATTGGAAGGAAAAAATAGACAAGCTTAAATTACAAAATATAAAAACAATAGCTGTAGTTCCAAATGTAGATACACAAGGATATGCAAAACTTAAGGATATTACAGAACCAATAGTTATAAGAGGTTTTGTGCCACAGGATGCAAGTAAGATGTACAAAATAAAAGATAAAATATATGAAGGAAAACTTTTTAAAAATGATAATGAAGTAATACTTGGAAGTGATTTAAAAGAAAGATTGGGGGTTTCATTAGGAGATAAAATAAACATAGTAACACCTTGGGGAAAAAGTAAGGAGTTTGTTATCACAGGATTTTTTGATTTAGGTAATATAAAATTAAATAAATCGTGGGTAATGGGAACTTTAACTGCTGCGCAAGATTTTTCGGATTTAAAAAAGCACAATAAAATACGTTCAATTGAAATTTCAATTAAAAATGCTTATGATGTCGGAAGTGAATCTAAAAATATACAAAAACTTTTAAATGATAAAAATTTAAAGGTGGAAAATTGGAAGGAACAAAATAAGCTTATTGTAAGTGGATTAATGGGTCAAAAGGTATGTACAATTATCATACAATTTTTTGTGCTTTTGGCATCTAGTCTTAGTATAGTAAGTGTTCTTAGTATAAGTGTTGTCCAAAAATATAAAGAAATAGGCATATTAAAAGCCATGGGAATGAAAGGTAGAAAAACAGCTCTTATATTTTTCTTTCAAGCTTTATTTATAGGAGTTTTAGGAACATTAATAGGAGTAGCATTAAGTATGCTTTATATTAAAGGTTTTAATAGATACATATTAACAGACGAGGGAATTCCTTTAGTTAATATTATAATAAGTAGGGAGTTTATTTTAAAATCTTCTATACTAAGTTTACTATCTTCGGTTTTTGCATCCATATTTCCATCTATAAAATCTTATAAGTTAAATCCAGTGGAGGTTATAAAAAATGGATAA
- a CDS encoding YveK family protein has product MEDEITLDLRDFFFILRKRAKLIVAITLIATILSGIISFFVIKPTYEATLSVFIGKNENEQSQKVSYDNSDVMMYQKLVKTYATIAKTNDVLEKVIEKLKLDTTTKKLDKMIEVTPQQDTQIMDIKVQNKDPEKARKIAETLTPIFIEKSKVTIPNGNVQILDKVQVPEKPIKPHKILNVAIAFFLGLMVSVGLVFMLEYMDNTIKTQDDIEKYLEIPVLGTIPNHLTE; this is encoded by the coding sequence ATGGAAGATGAAATAACATTGGATCTTAGAGATTTTTTCTTTATTTTAAGAAAAAGAGCTAAGTTAATAGTAGCTATTACTTTAATAGCTACAATATTATCAGGCATTATAAGTTTTTTTGTAATAAAGCCTACATATGAAGCAACTTTAAGTGTTTTTATAGGGAAAAATGAAAATGAACAAAGTCAAAAGGTATCATATGATAATTCGGATGTAATGATGTATCAAAAACTTGTAAAAACATATGCAACTATTGCAAAAACTAACGATGTTTTAGAAAAGGTAATCGAAAAATTAAAATTAGATACTACTACTAAAAAGTTAGATAAGATGATAGAAGTAACACCACAACAAGATACTCAGATAATGGATATAAAGGTTCAAAATAAAGATCCAGAAAAAGCAAGAAAAATTGCTGAAACTCTTACACCAATCTTTATAGAAAAATCTAAAGTTACAATACCAAATGGTAATGTTCAAATATTAGACAAGGTACAAGTTCCAGAAAAGCCTATAAAACCACATAAAATATTAAATGTTGCTATAGCCTTCTTTTTAGGACTTATGGTATCAGTAGGATTAGTTTTTATGCTTGAATATATGGATAATACAATAAAAACACAAGATGATATAGAAAAATATCTTGAAATTCCAGTCCTTGGAACAATACCAAATCATTTAACAGAATAG
- a CDS encoding CpsD/CapB family tyrosine-protein kinase, which translates to MLIVEKEPKSIAAEAYRTLRTNIQYSSFDKELKTIIVTSSGPSEGKSTTSGNLALSMAQSDRKVLLVDCDLRKPTVHKKFHISNEKGLSNYLVGEALFEEVIVKYNENLSLLPAGTIPPNPAEMVASKKMKSFLDSLKGKFDCVLIDTPPVIAVTDAQILSTVVDGVLLVAASGQAEKEAATRAKELLLKVNANILGVVLTKVPLNEGKGYGYSYYYYYGNEDEESKKGRRHKK; encoded by the coding sequence ATGCTTATTGTAGAAAAGGAACCTAAGTCCATTGCAGCGGAAGCATATAGAACTTTAAGAACTAATATACAATATTCCTCGTTTGATAAGGAATTAAAAACAATAATAGTAACGAGTTCAGGGCCATCTGAAGGTAAGTCTACAACTTCAGGTAATTTAGCTTTATCTATGGCACAGTCAGATAGGAAGGTATTACTTGTGGATTGTGATCTTAGAAAACCAACTGTACATAAAAAGTTTCATATATCTAATGAAAAGGGGCTTTCTAATTATTTAGTTGGAGAAGCTTTATTTGAAGAAGTAATAGTTAAATATAATGAAAATTTATCTTTGCTTCCAGCAGGAACTATTCCTCCTAATCCAGCAGAAATGGTAGCATCTAAAAAAATGAAGAGTTTTTTAGACTCTTTAAAAGGAAAATTTGATTGTGTATTAATTGATACACCACCAGTAATTGCGGTAACAGATGCACAAATCTTATCTACAGTTGTAGATGGGGTACTTCTTGTAGCTGCATCAGGACAAGCTGAAAAGGAAGCGGCTACAAGGGCAAAAGAACTTTTATTAAAAGTAAATGCTAATATATTAGGAGTAGTTTTAACTAAAGTTCCTTTAAATGAAGGAAAAGGATATGGATATAGTTATTATTACTATTATGGAAATGAAGATGAAGAGTCTAAAAAAGGGAGAAGACATAAGAAATGA
- a CDS encoding dicarboxylate/amino acid:cation symporter, whose product MSKGIKFGLIPKILLGIILGIIIGNFTCLNVVRFFVTISSIFGNFLGFVIPIIILGFIVAGIAELGNGAGKLLGITVGIAYLFTLISGFFAYGVGVNVLDFIITPSTATTMGKATEDLKPFFNIEMQPIMGVMTALIFSFLLGLGISAVKSDILKQIAVDFQKIVSKVISNIIIPLLPLYILGIFANMTYTGKSSAVLKVFGQVFVIIIICHIIIILFQFSIGCIVSKQNIFKCLKIQITAYLTALGTQSSAATIPVNVECSEKMGISKGIRQFVIPLCATTHMSGSTITLTLCAMSVMMLNGMPITLSLFAGFIAMLGVSLVAAPGVPGGCVMAALGVLQSILGFNESMLALMIALYVAQDSFGTACNISGDQSIAMIVDYFNTKLLKKNSSIES is encoded by the coding sequence ATGTCAAAAGGAATTAAATTTGGGTTAATACCTAAAATTCTCTTAGGTATTATTTTAGGTATTATAATAGGTAATTTCACATGCTTAAATGTAGTACGTTTTTTCGTAACCATTAGTTCTATTTTCGGAAACTTTCTTGGATTTGTTATACCTATAATCATTTTAGGCTTTATAGTAGCCGGTATTGCAGAACTTGGCAATGGCGCTGGTAAACTTCTTGGTATTACCGTTGGAATCGCTTACTTATTCACATTAATTTCTGGATTTTTTGCATATGGCGTTGGAGTAAATGTGCTTGATTTTATTATCACACCATCTACTGCCACTACTATGGGAAAAGCTACTGAGGACTTAAAACCTTTTTTCAACATTGAAATGCAACCGATAATGGGAGTTATGACTGCACTTATATTTTCATTTTTGTTAGGGCTTGGAATATCAGCTGTAAAAAGTGATATTTTAAAACAAATAGCCGTAGATTTTCAAAAAATAGTTTCAAAAGTAATATCAAATATTATCATTCCATTACTCCCTTTGTACATTCTTGGAATATTTGCAAACATGACGTATACTGGGAAATCATCAGCTGTACTAAAGGTTTTCGGACAAGTTTTTGTAATAATAATAATATGCCATATTATCATTATATTATTTCAATTTTCTATTGGCTGTATTGTGAGTAAACAAAACATATTTAAATGTTTAAAAATACAAATCACAGCTTATTTAACCGCTTTAGGAACTCAATCTTCTGCTGCAACTATACCTGTAAATGTAGAATGTTCTGAAAAGATGGGGATTTCTAAAGGAATTAGACAATTTGTTATTCCACTTTGTGCAACTACACACATGTCCGGTAGCACAATCACATTAACTCTTTGTGCTATGTCTGTTATGATGTTAAATGGAATGCCTATAACATTATCTTTATTTGCTGGATTCATAGCAATGCTTGGGGTATCTTTAGTTGCAGCACCAGGGGTACCAGGTGGATGTGTTATGGCAGCTCTAGGAGTACTACAATCTATACTTGGATTTAATGAATCTATGCTCGCTTTAATGATAGCTTTATATGTAGCTCAAGATAGTTTTGGTACAGCTTGTAATATTTCTGGTGACCAATCAATTGCAATGATAGTTGATTACTTTAATACAAAATTATTAAAAAAGAATAGTTCTATTGAATCATAA
- a CDS encoding ABC transporter ATP-binding protein, which produces MDNIIELKNINKIYGKRVKTKVLENINLSIEEGSFNSIIGSSGSGKTTLLNLIGTLDKPSSGEVYIDGKRVDEINGKKLAKIRNETIGFVFQFHYLLPEFNVVENVLMPSSIKSFFIGKQKRQRAEKLLNMVGLLELKKKKVYDLSGGQQQRVAIARALMNNPKIILADEPTGNLDSKSAQEIYDLFRKINREYNTTFIIITHDNRIAEKTDRIIKIQDGKINAL; this is translated from the coding sequence ATGGATAATATAATAGAACTTAAAAATATTAATAAGATATATGGAAAAAGGGTAAAAACTAAAGTTCTAGAAAATATCAATTTATCAATAGAGGAAGGATCTTTTAATTCAATTATAGGCTCTTCTGGTAGTGGTAAAACTACTCTTTTAAATTTAATAGGAACTCTAGACAAGCCATCCAGTGGAGAAGTATATATAGATGGGAAAAGAGTGGATGAAATTAATGGGAAAAAATTAGCTAAAATAAGAAATGAAACCATAGGATTTGTATTTCAATTTCATTATCTTTTACCAGAGTTTAACGTAGTAGAAAATGTATTGATGCCAAGTAGCATAAAAAGTTTTTTCATAGGAAAGCAAAAGAGACAAAGGGCAGAAAAACTTTTAAATATGGTAGGGTTATTAGAATTAAAAAAGAAAAAAGTTTATGATTTATCGGGTGGACAACAGCAAAGAGTAGCAATTGCAAGAGCTTTAATGAATAATCCTAAAATAATTTTGGCAGATGAACCCACAGGAAATTTAGATTCAAAATCAGCACAGGAAATATATGATTTATTTAGAAAGATAAATAGAGAGTACAATACTACATTTATTATAATTACCCACGATAATAGAATAGCAGAAAAAACAGATAGGATTATAAAAATACAGGATGGAAAAATAAACGCTTTGTGA
- a CDS encoding iron-containing alcohol dehydrogenase, translating to MLNFNYNIPTQIFFGEGQIKSLGKNLKKYGNKVLLVYGGGSIKKNGLYENVISILTENDLDFIELSGVDPNPRITSVQKGINLCKEHDIEIILAIGGGSVIDCSKFIAAGYYYDGNPWDFLTRKVKIKKALPLATILTLSATGSEMDNCAVISNIDTNEKLATAAPAIAPKFSILDPTYTYSVPKGQTAAGTVDIMSHIFEVYFTPTKGAFIQDRFAEGLLKTVFHYGPLVLEEPENYEARANLMWASSLAINGLLGYGKKTNWSVHAMEHELSAYYDITHGVGLGILTPVWMEYILNDNTVADIAAYGINVWNLSLDEDKYKTAKEAIECTRNFIKSLGIPMTLKEVGIKEESLSEMAHKCIINQGGKTAGTYPPLTEEDVLNIYKKAF from the coding sequence ATGCTTAACTTTAATTATAATATCCCAACTCAAATATTTTTTGGAGAAGGTCAAATTAAATCACTTGGGAAAAATTTAAAAAAGTATGGTAATAAAGTACTTTTAGTTTACGGTGGTGGAAGTATCAAGAAAAATGGATTATATGAAAATGTAATTTCTATATTAACAGAAAACGATTTAGATTTCATAGAGCTTTCGGGAGTTGATCCAAATCCTCGTATCACAAGTGTACAAAAAGGAATTAACCTTTGCAAAGAACATGATATTGAAATTATACTTGCTATTGGTGGTGGAAGTGTTATCGATTGTAGTAAATTTATTGCTGCTGGTTACTATTACGATGGAAACCCTTGGGATTTTCTTACTAGAAAAGTAAAGATAAAAAAAGCTTTACCACTTGCTACAATCCTTACTTTATCTGCAACTGGTTCTGAAATGGATAATTGTGCAGTTATAAGTAATATTGATACAAATGAAAAATTAGCAACAGCTGCACCAGCTATAGCACCTAAATTTTCAATTTTAGATCCTACTTATACTTATTCTGTTCCCAAAGGACAAACTGCAGCTGGAACAGTTGATATAATGAGTCATATATTTGAGGTTTATTTTACTCCAACTAAAGGAGCATTCATTCAAGATAGATTTGCAGAAGGACTTTTAAAAACAGTATTCCATTATGGACCACTAGTCCTAGAAGAACCTGAAAATTACGAAGCTCGTGCAAATTTAATGTGGGCTTCAAGTCTTGCAATTAATGGTCTTTTAGGTTATGGTAAAAAAACTAACTGGTCTGTTCATGCTATGGAACATGAATTAAGTGCATATTATGATATAACTCATGGTGTAGGACTTGGAATATTGACTCCAGTTTGGATGGAATATATATTAAATGATAATACTGTAGCTGATATTGCAGCTTATGGAATAAATGTTTGGAATTTATCTTTAGATGAAGACAAATATAAAACTGCAAAAGAGGCCATTGAATGTACTCGTAACTTTATAAAATCTTTAGGAATACCTATGACTTTAAAAGAAGTTGGAATAAAAGAAGAAAGTCTTTCTGAGATGGCACATAAGTGTATAATAAATCAAGGTGGAAAAACTGCAGGAACTTATCCTCCTCTAACTGAAGAAGACGTTTTAAATATTTATAAAAAAGCATTTTAA
- a CDS encoding Ig-like domain-containing protein: MKLKNKFIIMGTIAFGLVGSTKAFAIDNSSIRQIIEPKNAVSVDKVWKINFSKQLNKDSVTKNSIKVLNKNGQTIEMNFKIAFDEKSVEITPLKDKYKKGETYSIIIAKDLKDKNNKPLKQETRMKFTIEKETSNGSSSSGGSSSSSSASSGSQVKVSPAVKSAREGLLRIKPIVKSKGQKDLVDYLVNTLDKRISNNDYKVNSEEVKKKYKSLPLAEQESFKNVICATFTIGELMDIRDALGV, translated from the coding sequence ATGAAACTAAAAAATAAATTTATAATAATGGGTACAATTGCCTTTGGTTTAGTAGGTAGTACAAAAGCATTTGCCATAGATAATTCTTCAATTAGACAAATAATAGAACCTAAAAATGCAGTATCAGTAGATAAAGTATGGAAAATCAATTTTTCAAAGCAATTAAATAAAGACTCTGTTACAAAGAACTCAATAAAAGTTTTAAATAAAAATGGACAAACAATAGAAATGAATTTCAAGATAGCATTTGATGAAAAATCAGTAGAGATAACACCATTAAAAGATAAATATAAAAAAGGTGAAACATATTCAATTATAATAGCAAAAGATTTAAAAGATAAAAACAATAAACCATTGAAACAAGAAACTAGAATGAAGTTTACAATAGAGAAGGAAACATCAAATGGAAGTTCAAGCTCAGGTGGTTCTTCAAGTAGTTCAAGTGCAAGTTCAGGGAGTCAAGTAAAAGTAAGCCCTGCTGTAAAAAGTGCCCGTGAAGGTTTATTAAGAATTAAACCCATAGTGAAAAGTAAAGGGCAAAAGGATTTAGTTGATTATTTAGTAAATACACTTGACAAAAGAATAAGTAATAATGATTATAAAGTAAATTCAGAAGAAGTAAAGAAAAAATATAAAAGTCTTCCATTAGCAGAACAAGAGAGTTTTAAAAATGTAATTTGTGCTACATTTACTATCGGAGAGTTAATGGATATAAGAGATGCCTTAGGAGTTTAA
- a CDS encoding IS1182-like element ISCbo5 family transposase (programmed frameshift) has protein sequence MLTNNERKQNQLELVYIENLVPENHILRKIDKFIDFSFIRDLTKDLYCPDNGRPSVDPVVLFKMLFIGYLFGIRSERQLVKEIQVNVAYRWFLGYGLTDKIPSHSTISQNRTKRFNDTNIHQEIFDNIVFQAINRNLVDGKILYTDSTHLKANANKHKLIKKEITKSTKEYFDELEKDINKDRINHNKKPLKKDLKTSETKEIKVSTTDPDSGYMVRDGKPKGFFYLDHRTVDGKYNIITDVHVTPGNINDVDPYVKRIETQIKKFNFNTKYLVADAGYSTNPICKQVSEKNYQGVFGFRLGPHVKEKYTKYRFQYIKELDGYVCMNNFFLKYKTTTRSGYKEYVSNADECASCKYKNNCLTSDKSINKTIRRHVWEDYKDQIFAFTKTEKGKSIYKKRKEKIERSFADSKELHGLRYCRMRGIKNVSEQCLLTAAVQNMKKIAMVLSHYFSYDLIEIYTKSLHKTSNFLMLSHKRYLTKVKASNYMEAF, from the exons ATGCTTACTAATAATGAGAGAAAACAAAATCAATTAGAACTGGTTTATATAGAAAACTTAGTACCAGAAAATCATATACTTAGAAAAATAGATAAATTCATAGACTTTTCGTTTATACGAGATTTAACTAAGGATTTATATTGTCCTGACAATGGTAGACCATCAGTAGATCCAGTTGTGTTATTTAAAATGCTTTTTATTGGATACCTATTCGGTATACGCTCTGAGCGTCAGCTCGTAAAGGAAATACAAGTAAATGTAGCTTATAGGTGGTTCTTAGGATATGGACTTACTGATAAAATACCAAGCCATTCTACCATAAGTCAAAATAGAACAAAGAGATTCAATGATACAAATATACATCAAGAAATATTTGATAACATTGTATTTCAAGCGATTAATAGAAATTTAGTCGATGGCAAAATTTTATACACTGATTCTACCCATCTAAAAGCTAACGCTAATAAACATAAACTTATAAAAAAAGAAATAACTAAATCTACAAAGGAATACTTTGATGAATTAGAAAAAGATATTAATAAAGATAGAATTAATCATAATAAAAAGCCTCTAAAAAAAGACCTAAAAACATCTGAAACCAAAGAAATAAAAGTAAGTACAACTGATCCAGACAGTGGATATATGGTTAGGGACGGAAAACCAAAAGGTTTTTTTTATTTAGATCATAGAACTGTTGACGGAAAATATAATATTATAACTGATGTTCATGTAACTCCAGGTAATATTAATGATGTAGATCCTTATGTTAAAAGAATAGAGACGCAAATAAAAAAGTTTAATTTTAATACAAAGTATTTAGTAGCTGATGCTGGTTATTCTACAAATCCTATTTGTAAGCAAGTTTCAGAAAAAAATTATCAAGGTGTTTTTGGTTTCCGTTTAGGACCTCATGTTAAAGAAAAGTATACTAAATATAGATTTCAATATATTAAAGAATTAGATGGATATGTATGTATGAATAACTTCTTTTTAAAATACAAAACCACTACAAGAAGCGGATATAAAGAATATGTTAGTAATGCGGATGAATGTGCTTCATGCAAATATAAAAATAATTGTTTAACATCTGATAAATCAATTAACAAAACTATACGTCGTCATGTTTGGGAAGATTATAAGGATCAAATTTTTGCATTTACTAAAACTGAAAAAGGTAAAAGTATTTATAAAAAACGTAAAGAAAAAATTGAGCGTAGCTTTGCTGATTCAAAAGAATTACATGGGCTGCGCTATTGTCGCATGCGAGGAATTAAAAATGTTTCCGAGCAATGCTTACTTACAGCAGCAGTTCAGAATATGAAAAAGATAGCCATGGTGCTATCGCACTATTTTTCGTATGATTTAATTGAAATTTATACCAAATCATTACACAAAACTAGCAACTTTTTA ATGCTATCGCATAAAAGATATTTGACGAAAGTAAAAGCCTCCAATTACATGGAGGCTTTTTGA
- a CDS encoding transglutaminase-like domain-containing protein, protein MNKKKWIGVLSIGAILGGFVSAGIPITAEAVINAYTVKVKDEIYKYDKQELINDFLNFKCGDKSILYDDFARKLKEGHGFYAFQDTEKGFVDYYDISNAFLKTKEENKSFDVEEFIKSKETKVIEVSWVKKAIVTKEGEVKYETPLNDDTNHKENENKDKQDDDKSEDVVNKDSQSSEDKTSHHKNKHSHKSSSDVAQKDKEAVEKQKQEQKDKEAAEKQKQEQEQKDKEAAEKQKQEQAQAQKDKEAAEKQEAKKIAKENNRLIEEVKNNIKLGDLTNVKNNLTLFTKGDNGVKIVWKSDDESIIENDGTVIRPNADEKDRRVTLVATFMKDSVISTKEFQVIVKAQEKQSVKTEEEEIAELLKSDKKIEVKTQEKFNNVMKEAISQLKSTYTILVSEKDYSKYNFNNFQNMMIEMGGNDFGKPSISTAGGSVQVKDGKIPMTILFTYKKNIDEIKSQRQATEAAVKRIVKEVVKDDMTSVEKELALHDYVVKHADYNMEGLKKNPADLEDHSAYGVLVLGKGVCESYAKAMHLLLNEVGIECKYATGYKKNKDGSQGGGHAWNMVKLDNEWYNLDATWDDPVSDRVGRSDKDVVVSPVIHTYFNVTDDIFNKDHIRGEYEQKNYPKANGTKYSYDNLDVDEFTNDGTKVPKVTNKEELIGQVKEAMKNKKTVLYVRLKGFKMTQEELMNELGKVLDGNIYKSYGVSPTDESHAYCNFVLR, encoded by the coding sequence ATGAACAAAAAAAAGTGGATAGGGGTATTATCTATTGGAGCAATATTAGGTGGTTTTGTATCAGCAGGAATTCCTATTACTGCTGAAGCTGTTATAAATGCTTATACAGTTAAGGTAAAAGATGAAATTTATAAGTATGATAAACAAGAATTAATTAATGATTTTTTAAATTTTAAATGTGGAGATAAATCGATATTATATGATGATTTTGCTAGAAAGTTAAAAGAAGGACATGGATTTTATGCATTTCAAGATACTGAAAAAGGGTTTGTGGATTATTATGATATAAGTAATGCTTTTCTAAAAACTAAAGAAGAAAATAAATCTTTTGATGTTGAGGAATTTATAAAATCTAAAGAAACTAAAGTAATAGAAGTTTCATGGGTAAAAAAAGCTATAGTTACTAAAGAAGGAGAAGTTAAATATGAAACTCCTTTAAATGATGATACGAATCATAAAGAAAATGAAAATAAAGATAAACAAGATGATGATAAAAGTGAAGATGTTGTAAATAAGGATAGTCAAAGTTCAGAAGATAAAACAAGTCATCATAAAAATAAACATAGCCACAAAAGTAGTTCAGATGTAGCACAAAAGGACAAAGAAGCAGTAGAAAAACAAAAACAAGAACAAAAGGACAAAGAAGCAGCAGAAAAACAAAAACAAGAACAAGAACAAAAGGACAAAGAAGCAGCAGAAAAACAAAAACAAGAACAAGCACAAGCACAAAAGGACAAAGAAGCAGCAGAAAAACAAGAAGCTAAAAAAATAGCTAAAGAAAATAATAGATTAATAGAAGAAGTGAAAAATAATATAAAACTTGGAGATCTAACTAATGTAAAAAACAATTTAACATTGTTCACTAAAGGAGATAATGGAGTTAAAATTGTATGGAAATCGGATGATGAATCTATAATAGAAAATGATGGAACAGTTATAAGACCAAATGCAGATGAAAAAGATAGAAGGGTTACATTAGTAGCAACTTTTATGAAAGATTCAGTAATTTCAACTAAAGAATTTCAAGTTATAGTTAAAGCACAAGAAAAGCAATCAGTAAAAACAGAAGAAGAGGAAATAGCAGAACTATTAAAATCTGATAAAAAAATAGAAGTTAAAACGCAAGAAAAATTTAATAATGTAATGAAAGAGGCAATTTCTCAATTAAAATCAACTTATACGATATTGGTATCGGAAAAGGATTATTCTAAATATAATTTTAATAATTTTCAAAATATGATGATTGAAATGGGTGGGAATGATTTTGGAAAACCAAGTATTTCTACTGCAGGAGGTAGCGTTCAAGTTAAAGATGGCAAAATACCAATGACTATACTATTTACTTATAAAAAAAATATAGATGAAATAAAAAGTCAAAGACAAGCTACAGAAGCTGCTGTTAAAAGAATTGTTAAGGAAGTTGTAAAAGATGATATGACATCAGTTGAAAAAGAATTAGCATTACATGATTATGTAGTTAAGCATGCTGACTATAACATGGAGGGTCTTAAGAAGAATCCGGCAGATTTAGAAGATCACAGTGCATATGGAGTGTTGGTTTTAGGTAAAGGGGTATGTGAAAGTTATGCAAAGGCAATGCATTTATTATTGAATGAAGTAGGAATAGAATGTAAATATGCAACTGGATATAAAAAAAATAAGGATGGAAGTCAAGGTGGAGGACATGCTTGGAATATGGTTAAATTAGATAATGAGTGGTACAATTTAGATGCTACATGGGATGATCCAGTATCAGATAGGGTTGGAAGAAGTGATAAAGATGTAGTAGTTTCACCAGTTATTCATACATATTTTAATGTTACTGATGATATTTTCAATAAAGACCATATTAGAGGAGAATATGAACAGAAAAATTATCCCAAGGCTAATGGAACGAAATATTCTTATGATAATTTAGATGTGGACGAGTTTACGAATGATGGTACAAAAGTTCCAAAAGTAACAAATAAAGAAGAATTGATCGGACAAGTTAAAGAAGCAATGAAAAACAAAAAAACAGTTTTATATGTAAGACTTAAAGGATTCAAAATGACTCAAGAAGAATTAATGAATGAGCTTGGTAAAGTTTTAGATGGAAATATATATAAGAGTTATGGCGTATCTCCTACAGATGAAAGTCATGCTTATTGTAATTTTGTATTGAGATAA